In one Sphingobacterium daejeonense genomic region, the following are encoded:
- a CDS encoding XkdF-like putative serine protease domain-containing protein yields MPIKELPVYECVINPAEGMIVDFVSIVETPAVATNNKKVFGDGNFLAFKKDEPVKEKMFFSTDEKQIIFGIAMMAGDHIYRRDEETGKEFYVTFTKEMIYEIVTTFFQKSLNHNMNVDHTSKSAKSYIFQSILVDEAMGIKAPEVFGEVSDGSWLICAKVNDPELWQEIKQGKKRGFSVEGMFQMIDRDVWVEVETDEKFNKVDIDITGWALHDTQIKASINQLEYYINKLKED; encoded by the coding sequence ATGCCAATTAAAGAATTACCTGTTTATGAATGTGTGATAAATCCTGCTGAAGGAATGATAGTTGATTTTGTCTCTATTGTTGAAACCCCTGCTGTTGCAACAAATAACAAAAAAGTGTTTGGTGATGGAAATTTCTTAGCCTTCAAAAAAGATGAACCTGTAAAGGAAAAGATGTTTTTCTCTACTGATGAAAAGCAAATCATTTTCGGAATTGCAATGATGGCAGGTGACCATATTTATAGACGTGATGAAGAAACTGGAAAAGAGTTCTATGTCACTTTCACCAAAGAAATGATTTATGAAATAGTTACCACTTTTTTCCAAAAATCCCTTAACCATAATATGAATGTAGACCACACCTCAAAGTCTGCAAAGAGTTACATTTTCCAATCAATCTTAGTTGATGAAGCTATGGGAATTAAAGCCCCTGAAGTGTTTGGTGAAGTTAGCGATGGAAGTTGGTTAATATGTGCCAAAGTCAATGACCCTGAATTGTGGCAGGAAATAAAACAAGGTAAAAAACGAGGTTTTTCTGTTGAAGGAATGTTTCAGATGATTGATAGAGATGTATGGGTTGAGGTTGAGACCGATGAAAAATTCAATAAAGTTGATATTGATATTACAGGATGGGCTTTGCATGATACCCAAATAAAAGCATCCATCAACCAATTAGAGTATTATATCAATAAACTCAAAGAAGACTAA
- a CDS encoding IS1182 family transposase: MLSTQQKIQFSSYSGLYDIIVPKDNLLRKINDLIDFSFIHEELLEKYCQTNGRTAESPIKMFKYLLLKTIYTVSDVDVVDRSRYDMSFKYFLEMAPEEDVINPSSLTKFRKLRLKDMDLLNLLINKTVTIALEKGIIKSRSIIVDATHTHSRSNPYTAQGVLKERSKLLRKAIYQIDEDYKGRLPQKNESNDLDQELAYCRELQRVLDQDQSISEIPAVKEKLNLLKETIEDTKEYYLLSKDGEARLGHKSMDSSFFGYKTHLAMTEERIITAAVVTTGEKGDGPELPRLLEISQQNGMEVDTIIGDAAYSGKDNLRLAKEQNIDIIAKLKPAVSQGSRKESDHFHYNKDAGMFVCPAGHLAIRKARQGKKNIGKNQADTYYFDVDRCKVCPLREGCYKDGSKTKTYSITIKSELHKEQMAFQQTYHYRSKSKERYKIEAKNSELKNVHGYGRADSYGIQNMEMQGAMAIFTVNLKRILKLI; encoded by the coding sequence ATGCTTTCTACCCAACAAAAAATTCAGTTCAGTTCCTATTCGGGATTGTACGATATCATTGTTCCAAAAGACAATCTACTTCGCAAAATCAACGATCTTATCGATTTCAGTTTCATACATGAGGAACTTTTGGAGAAGTATTGCCAGACCAATGGGCGTACAGCAGAGAGCCCCATCAAGATGTTCAAGTACCTTCTGTTAAAGACGATCTACACCGTTTCGGATGTTGATGTCGTTGATCGTTCCAGATATGACATGTCCTTTAAATACTTTCTGGAAATGGCCCCTGAGGAGGATGTGATCAATCCAAGTTCGCTCACCAAATTCCGTAAGCTACGGTTAAAGGACATGGACCTGTTGAACCTGTTGATCAATAAGACCGTAACGATCGCTCTTGAAAAGGGTATTATAAAATCAAGGTCCATCATCGTAGATGCCACACATACCCATTCCAGATCGAACCCATACACAGCACAGGGAGTGCTAAAGGAACGATCCAAGCTGTTGAGGAAAGCAATATATCAGATCGATGAGGACTACAAAGGGCGCCTACCACAAAAGAACGAGTCCAACGACCTGGACCAAGAGCTTGCCTATTGCAGGGAATTACAGAGAGTGCTGGATCAGGATCAATCTATCAGTGAAATACCGGCTGTAAAAGAGAAGTTGAACCTGTTGAAAGAAACCATCGAGGACACAAAGGAATACTATCTGCTCTCAAAAGATGGTGAAGCCAGACTTGGACATAAATCAATGGACAGTAGTTTCTTTGGCTATAAAACACATCTGGCAATGACCGAGGAACGCATCATCACAGCAGCGGTCGTTACTACAGGCGAGAAAGGTGATGGTCCGGAACTGCCCCGATTATTGGAGATCAGCCAGCAGAATGGAATGGAAGTGGACACGATTATAGGCGATGCCGCATATTCTGGAAAGGACAATCTACGGCTGGCAAAAGAACAGAACATTGATATCATCGCTAAATTGAAACCGGCAGTCAGCCAGGGATCCAGGAAAGAAAGCGATCACTTTCACTACAATAAAGATGCGGGGATGTTTGTCTGTCCGGCTGGCCATCTAGCAATCCGGAAGGCCCGTCAGGGCAAAAAGAACATAGGTAAAAATCAAGCAGACACGTATTACTTCGATGTGGATAGATGTAAGGTTTGCCCTCTCAGGGAAGGATGTTATAAGGATGGGTCAAAAACAAAGACCTATTCGATAACCATTAAATCCGAACTCCATAAAGAGCAGATGGCTTTCCAGCAAACCTATCATTACCGGAGCAAGTCTAAGGAAAGGTATAAGATCGAGGCAAAGAACAGTGAGCTCAAGAATGTCCATGGTTATGGAAGAGCAGATTCCTATGGCATCCAAAATATGGAAATGCAGGGTGCAATGGCCATCTTCACGGTAAACTTGAAAAGAATCCTGAAATTGATCTAA